The Gemmatimonadales bacterium genomic sequence CCGCGACCTCGAGCTTGAGCCCGGTGATCTCGCTCAGGTGCTTCACCATCAGCGCGGGATACGCGGGTTCGGCGTTGATGCCGGTGCCCACCGCCGTGCCGCCGATGTTCATCGCGCGGAGCCAGCGGGCCGCCTCGGCCAGCTTGGCCCGGTGGCGTGCCACGGTATGCCCGTATGCGGTGAACTCCTGGCCGAGCCGGATCGGCGTCGCGTCCTGCAGGTGGGTGCGTCCCGACTTGATGATCCCATCGAACGCCTTGCCCTTGGCGAGGAACGCCTCGGCCAGGCGATCCATGGCGTCAAGCAGCGGCGTGAGGGTGGTGAGGGTGGCGAGGCGCATGGCGGTCGGGATGACGTCGTTGGTGCTCTGCGCCATGTTGACATGGTCGTTCGGGTGCACGGGCGAATAGGTGCCTCGCTCCGTGCCGAGAATCTCATTGGCCCGGTTGGCGAGCACCTCGTTGCAATTCATATGGTGACTGGTGCCCGCGCCGGCCTGGTAGACGTCCACCACGAACTGGTCCCGGAAATTGCCGCCGAGCACTTCCTTGGTGGCCGCAATGATCGCATCGGCCAGCTTGCGATCGAGCCGGCCGGTCTCCCTGTGGGTGAGCGCCGCGGCCTGCTTGATCTGGATCATGGCGTCGACGAACGCGGGGAGGGGACGGAGCCCGGAGATGGGGTAGTTTTCAACGGCGCGCAGGGTCTGGATGCCGTAGAGGGCGTCGGCGGGGACGGCCTTCTCGCCGAGGGGGTCCTTTTCGATGCGTGTCTTCATGACGGATACCGGTTGATCGGGGAATGAATCACAAGGCTGCCAAAGGGAACCAGATGAGCACCTATTTCACTCAGCTGTCGGAACATACGGCCTTTGCCGAGGCCAAATTCACCAAGGCGGACCTGGCGCAGGGGGCCCACCTCTTCGCCGGGCTCAACTGCTTCGAACCGGGGCAGTCGCAGGCGGTCCACGCCCATGCGGGCGCCGATAAATTTTACCTCGTGCTGGAGGGAAAGGCGAGGATGCGGGTGGGCAGCGAGGAGATCGATGCGGAGGCGGGAACGCTGGTGTGGGCGCCGGCGGGCGTCCCGCACGGGGTCGTGGAAGCGCTGGAACGCTCGGTGATGCTGGTGGGGATGTCGCGCTAGGTCCAGGCTGTTGCTGCTTCCCTGCCCCGCTGTGCTGCCTCACCCGCTGTCCCCCGGCCACGCCGATCCACCTCACCCCCTGTCCCCCTCTCCATGATATGGAGAGGGGGGACGTGTGCCTCACGTTCTGTCCCGGCGGATGGGACCCCTAGTCCGAACAGTCTCCGAGGGGATAGACGGTGCCGCAGTTGGGGCATGGATTCTTGCAGCCCATGGCGCGGGTCCGGACCTCAAAGCCGCAGCGATTGCACAGCGGGCGGGGCAGCGGGGCCGCGGGGCCGTCCGCACTGTGCATCCCCTTCTCCTGCCCCCCTGCCCCGCTGCCCCGCCTATTCAAGGCGATAGACCCCGGTCAGGAAGGGGTTGGTGTTCCGCTCGACGCCGATGGTGGTGTCGGGACCGTGGCCGCTATGCACGATGGTACTGTCGGGGAGGGTCAGGAACTCGCGGTCGATCGAGGCCATCAGCGTTGCGGTGTCCCCGCCCGGGAGATCGGTCCGCCCGATGGAACCGTTGAAGAGCACATCACCACCGAACACCCTGCCATACCCCACGAGCGCGACGCTGCCGGGGGAGTGCCCGGGCGCGAATCGCACATCGAAGCGGATGTCGCCGAGGGTCAGCGGCTGACCGGGGACGATCTCGTCGGTGGGCGGCGGAGCGGGCAGGCAGCGCAAGCCGAACATCTGTGCCTGCGGCGCCAGGTTGTCATACAGCGGCCGGTCGAGCGGGTGGAGCCAGATCGGCACCGGCCAGCGGTCGATCACGTCGCGAACGCCCATGATGTGGTCGATATGACCGTGCGTGAGCCAGATTGCCTCCAGCGTCCAGCCCCGTCGCTCCACCTCCGCCATGATGCGCCCGCTCTCCTCCCCGGGGTCAATCATCGCCGCCGCCCCGGTGGCCGGATCCGCCACGAGGTAGCAGTTCTGCATGAACTGCCCGTTGGGAATGGAGACGACGACCGGATCAGGCAACGGCGGCGGCCTTTCGTTCGGTCAGGAACTTCTCGACGGCGATCAGGGCGGTGGTCGCGTCGCCCACGGCGGTGGTCACCTGGCGCGTCAGCTGCACGCGCACGTCCCCGGCGGCAAAGAGCCCGGGAATCGAGGTCATCATCCGGTCGTCGGTGATCATGTAGCCGGCCGGATCGTGGGCGAAGTGCTGGGTGACGAGCCCGGTGTTCGGCTTGAACCCGATGAAGATGAAGCAGCCGGTGACCGGCAAGGTCGACGTGGCGCCGTTCACGGTGTCCTTGAGCGACAGCGACTGGAGCCCGGTGTGGTCGCCGGTCAGCTCGGTGACCACCTTGTTCCAGATCACCTCGATCTTCGGGTTGGCGAAGAGCCGCTCCTGAAGAAGCTTCGACGCGCGGAACTCGTCGCGCCGGTGGATCACGTACACCTTCGAGGC encodes the following:
- a CDS encoding cupin domain-containing protein yields the protein MNHKAAKGNQMSTYFTQLSEHTAFAEAKFTKADLAQGAHLFAGLNCFEPGQSQAVHAHAGADKFYLVLEGKARMRVGSEEIDAEAGTLVWAPAGVPHGVVEALERSVMLVGMSR
- a CDS encoding aspartate ammonia-lyase, whose protein sequence is MKTRIEKDPLGEKAVPADALYGIQTLRAVENYPISGLRPLPAFVDAMIQIKQAAALTHRETGRLDRKLADAIIAATKEVLGGNFRDQFVVDVYQAGAGTSHHMNCNEVLANRANEILGTERGTYSPVHPNDHVNMAQSTNDVIPTAMRLATLTTLTPLLDAMDRLAEAFLAKGKAFDGIIKSGRTHLQDATPIRLGQEFTAYGHTVARHRAKLAEAARWLRAMNIGGTAVGTGINAEPAYPALMVKHLSEITGLKLEVAEDRVQLMQSMGDIATFSGALRAWVLDLNKLANDIRLLASGPRTGLAEIGLPEVQPGSSIMPGKVNPSIAEMVNQVCYQALGLDMTVAMAAEAGQLELNVMMPVITHNIVFSLIIVGNATRVFSERCIEGITADEAQCAHWLERSPALVTALAPKIGYAAAAKLAKEAIATGLTVKQLVTERGILKGKELEEILDLRAMTELGVPGGKGLPAGG
- a CDS encoding MBL fold metallo-hydrolase, with protein sequence MPDPVVVSIPNGQFMQNCYLVADPATGAAAMIDPGEESGRIMAEVERRGWTLEAIWLTHGHIDHIMGVRDVIDRWPVPIWLHPLDRPLYDNLAPQAQMFGLRCLPAPPPTDEIVPGQPLTLGDIRFDVRFAPGHSPGSVALVGYGRVFGGDVLFNGSIGRTDLPGGDTATLMASIDREFLTLPDSTIVHSGHGPDTTIGVERNTNPFLTGVYRLE